In a genomic window of Vigna angularis cultivar LongXiaoDou No.4 chromosome 6, ASM1680809v1, whole genome shotgun sequence:
- the LOC108341051 gene encoding zinc transporter 11 isoform X2, with product MSPSSRILLFLFTLSLLFSLIYAHGGHDDDDGGDGEPDSNAVPVDLHSRTLILAKVWCLIVIFLATFVSGVSPYVLKWNEGFLVLGTQFAGGVFLGTAMMHFLSDANETFGDLTTTEYPFAFMLACAGYLLTMLADSVISSVLAKVGRDGDAVDVEVQGADTSKNHSVSSTDHNFASPALGYAHSLGDTILLIVALCAHSVFEGLAIGVAETIADAWKALWTICLHKIFAAIAMGIALLRMIPNRPLMSCAAYAFAFAISSPIGVAIGIILDATTQGHVADWIFAISMGLACGVFIYVSVNHLLAKGYKPHNPTKVDSAYFKFFAVLLGVGVIAVVMIWDT from the exons ATGTCTCCTTCTTCACGCATACTCCTCTTCCTCTTCACGCTCTCCCTTCTCTTCTCCCTCATATACGCCCATGGCGGCCACGACGACGACGACGGCGGCGACGGTGAACCCGACTCCAACGCCGTTCCCGTTGACCTCCACTCGAGGACTTTGATCCTGGCGAAGGTGTGGTGTCTGATCGTGATCTTTTTGGCCACGTTCGTGTCTGGGGTGTCTCCCTATGTGTTGAAATGGAACGAGGGGTTCTTGGTTCTGGGGACCCAGTTCGCTGGAGGAGTGTTTCTGGGAACTGCCATGATGCATTTTCTCAGTGATGCTAACGAGACTTTCGGGGATTTGACTACCACAGAGTACCCTTTCGCGTTCATGCTGGCTTGTGCCGGCTATTTGCTGACCATGCTTGCTGATTCTGTCATTTCTTCGGTTTTAGCGAAGGTGGGGCGTGATGGAGATGCAGTAGATGTCGAAGTTCAAG GAGCTGATACAAGCAAA AACCATTCTGTTTCTAGCACCGATCACAACTTCGCAAGCCCTGCACTTGGCTATGCCCATTCACTTGGAGACACCATCTTGTTGATTGTTGCCCTTTGTGCACATTCTGTGTTTGAGGGCTTAGCAATAGGAGTTGCTGAGACAATAGCAGATGCATGGAAGGCCTTATGGACAATCTGTCTGCACAAGATATTTGCAGCCATAGCCATGGGAATTGCACTCCTTAGAATGATTCCTAACCGTCCCCTTATGTCATGTGCAGCCTATGCTTTCGCTTTTGCCATCTCCAGTCCAATTGGTGTGGCCATTGGAATCATTTTGGATGCCACAACACAAGGTCATGTGGCAGATTGGATCTTTGCCATATCGATGGGTCTGGCCTGTGGAGTGTTTATCTATGTATCAGTAAACCATCTGTTGGCAAAGGGATACAAACCACACAACCCGACAAAGGTTGACTCAGCCTATTTCAAGTTTTTTGCAGTGTTGTTGGGCGTGGGAGTGATAGCAGTTGTGATGATTTGGGATACCTAA
- the LOC108341051 gene encoding zinc transporter 11 isoform X1 produces the protein MSPSSRILLFLFTLSLLFSLIYAHGGHDDDDGGDGEPDSNAVPVDLHSRTLILAKVWCLIVIFLATFVSGVSPYVLKWNEGFLVLGTQFAGGVFLGTAMMHFLSDANETFGDLTTTEYPFAFMLACAGYLLTMLADSVISSVLAKVGRDGDAVDVEVQGADTSKVSGNGVTSQSQNQNHSVSSTDHNFASPALGYAHSLGDTILLIVALCAHSVFEGLAIGVAETIADAWKALWTICLHKIFAAIAMGIALLRMIPNRPLMSCAAYAFAFAISSPIGVAIGIILDATTQGHVADWIFAISMGLACGVFIYVSVNHLLAKGYKPHNPTKVDSAYFKFFAVLLGVGVIAVVMIWDT, from the exons ATGTCTCCTTCTTCACGCATACTCCTCTTCCTCTTCACGCTCTCCCTTCTCTTCTCCCTCATATACGCCCATGGCGGCCACGACGACGACGACGGCGGCGACGGTGAACCCGACTCCAACGCCGTTCCCGTTGACCTCCACTCGAGGACTTTGATCCTGGCGAAGGTGTGGTGTCTGATCGTGATCTTTTTGGCCACGTTCGTGTCTGGGGTGTCTCCCTATGTGTTGAAATGGAACGAGGGGTTCTTGGTTCTGGGGACCCAGTTCGCTGGAGGAGTGTTTCTGGGAACTGCCATGATGCATTTTCTCAGTGATGCTAACGAGACTTTCGGGGATTTGACTACCACAGAGTACCCTTTCGCGTTCATGCTGGCTTGTGCCGGCTATTTGCTGACCATGCTTGCTGATTCTGTCATTTCTTCGGTTTTAGCGAAGGTGGGGCGTGATGGAGATGCAGTAGATGTCGAAGTTCAAG GAGCTGATACAAGCAAAGTAAGTGGAAACGGTGTTACTTCTCAGTCACAAAACCAA AACCATTCTGTTTCTAGCACCGATCACAACTTCGCAAGCCCTGCACTTGGCTATGCCCATTCACTTGGAGACACCATCTTGTTGATTGTTGCCCTTTGTGCACATTCTGTGTTTGAGGGCTTAGCAATAGGAGTTGCTGAGACAATAGCAGATGCATGGAAGGCCTTATGGACAATCTGTCTGCACAAGATATTTGCAGCCATAGCCATGGGAATTGCACTCCTTAGAATGATTCCTAACCGTCCCCTTATGTCATGTGCAGCCTATGCTTTCGCTTTTGCCATCTCCAGTCCAATTGGTGTGGCCATTGGAATCATTTTGGATGCCACAACACAAGGTCATGTGGCAGATTGGATCTTTGCCATATCGATGGGTCTGGCCTGTGGAGTGTTTATCTATGTATCAGTAAACCATCTGTTGGCAAAGGGATACAAACCACACAACCCGACAAAGGTTGACTCAGCCTATTTCAAGTTTTTTGCAGTGTTGTTGGGCGTGGGAGTGATAGCAGTTGTGATGATTTGGGATACCTAA
- the LOC108342015 gene encoding 50S ribosomal protein L19-2, chloroplastic, translated as MASRRLSSSLLRPFLRRSPLQFHAPASSRSFSLPKCTSHVSPIAITKSPQTGAFSRFECGYGLASVQRSSELGPFKNSRGIAPPLASRYMSTEAPSVDSSSQGSLMPEPEVPPRIKFKRLDKTGRHIMQILDKEAVEEVRGQREIPDIKPGYIVQLKVESPENKRRISIIKGIVIARRNAGLNTTFRIRRQVAGVGIESLFPLYSPNIKEIKVLDKKKVRRAKLYYLRDRMNALKG; from the exons ATGGCTTCTCGAAGGCTCTCATCATCTCTACTCCGACCATTTCTCCGTCGATCTCCGCTGCAATTTCATGCTCCGGCATCTTCCCGGTCGTTCTCTCTCCCAAAATGCACCTCTCATGTTTCTCCGATCGCC ATTACGAAATCCCCTCAGACTGGGGCATTCTCAAGATTTGAATGTGGCTATGGTTTAGCATCAGTTCAGAGAAGTTCTGAACTGGGACCATTTAAGAATTCTAGGGGGATCGCACCACCTTTAGCTAGCAGGTATATGTCAACAGAGGCACCTTCTGTTGATTCTTCTTCTCAAGGTAGTTTGATGCCAGAACCTGAAGTTCCTCCTCGTATCAAATTTAAGAGATTAGACAAAACTGGCCGGCATATTATGCAG ATTTTAGACAAGGAAGCAGTAGAGGAGGTGAGAGGGCAAAGAGAGATACCTGACATAAAGCCTGGTTATATTGTGCAGCTCAAAGTG GAATCACCTGAGAATAAGAGGCGCATTTCTATTATAAAAGGCATTGTTATTGCCAGGCGTAATGCTGGACTCAATACTACATTCAGAATTAGGAGGCAGGTGGCTGGGGTTGGGATTGAATCTCTATTCCCTCT GTATTCACCTAACATAAAGGAGATAAAGGTGCTTGACAAGAAGAAAGTGAGAAGGGCTAAACTCTACTATCTGAGGGACAGAATGAACGCACTTAAAGGTTGA